The following are from one region of the Alicyclobacillus fastidiosus genome:
- a CDS encoding class II fructose-bisphosphate aldolase — MSLFQELLTDAKRNAYAIPAINVQSSETMDAVFAAAEARRSPVIVALAHSHAGYTYNYIHISTMVALFEDARKRYDATACLHVDHGRTFEFVKHAVDLGFHSVMIDASEHSYEQNVATVKEVVAYAHAHGAAVEAELGHVGKGEAFDSREAIENTFTNPDDASAFAQETDIDALAVAFGTKHGVYKSTPKLDLNRLRTIRDMTDVPLVMHGTSGLSDADIQCAIQSGVTKVNVFTEIAEAAKQAFLRAVEEPKVRFPDALVVAREAFQERVEHYMDVCGSAGRG, encoded by the coding sequence TTTCAGGAGCTACTCACCGACGCGAAGCGAAATGCATATGCGATACCAGCCATCAACGTCCAGAGTTCAGAGACGATGGATGCGGTCTTTGCGGCGGCAGAGGCCCGCAGATCTCCCGTGATTGTCGCACTGGCGCATTCCCATGCAGGATACACGTACAACTACATCCACATTTCGACGATGGTCGCGCTATTTGAAGATGCGAGAAAGCGATACGACGCCACGGCTTGTCTCCACGTCGATCACGGTCGCACCTTCGAATTCGTCAAACACGCCGTCGATCTCGGCTTTCACTCCGTCATGATCGACGCCTCGGAACACTCGTATGAGCAAAATGTGGCGACGGTGAAAGAGGTCGTTGCCTACGCCCATGCCCACGGCGCAGCGGTCGAAGCCGAACTCGGCCACGTCGGCAAAGGCGAGGCCTTTGACTCGCGCGAGGCGATTGAGAACACCTTCACAAATCCAGACGACGCCAGCGCATTTGCGCAGGAAACGGACATCGACGCGCTCGCCGTCGCCTTCGGTACGAAGCACGGCGTATACAAATCTACGCCGAAACTCGATCTGAACCGCCTGCGAACGATTCGAGACATGACCGACGTTCCTCTGGTGATGCACGGAACGTCAGGTCTCTCCGACGCCGACATCCAGTGTGCCATCCAGTCCGGGGTGACCAAGGTGAATGTGTTCACCGAGATCGCAGAGGCGGCGAAACAAGCGTTTCTCAGGGCGGTTGAGGAGCCGAAGGTGCGGTTTCCTGACGCGCTCGTGGTCGCACGGGAGGCGTTTCAGGAGCGCGTGGAGCATTACATGGACGTGTGTGGGTCGGCGGGGCGGGGGTGA
- a CDS encoding helix-turn-helix domain-containing protein — MIGRKIKRLRLQKGITQQALIEGLFDRTYLSQIERGLKVPPRETLAILASRLGVSVKLLTEYQEIVERVAHMLEEVRRTNDLDAARDAWELALSVQAIEQMVECAVEWARVASVKDAVAIEVLEALNHTIMLMTSTKEHFDAALDLFMARANTYFYLGMFDQAVWAYRDLEQRHPPNEMLGRVKVSLGSTLMRSMNFQKAADHFSQALAVPDITPLTKARAHQGVGACYRHLNRWSEAVMHLETAGELFATLEQRYRYMQTRHALGVLWLDKLNFEKAETFFNEVHDYYRQHDMRFNEAQLYEELARIAFYKRDYETCNALCSHGLDQLNGHTAPAAGRFFIWKSWCFTATHQSDRANDAWQAAKSLIGPQFKRTLETIDPNMTEGIRRSIKGDGLLGR; from the coding sequence GTGATAGGACGAAAGATTAAACGATTGCGATTGCAAAAGGGCATTACACAACAAGCATTGATTGAAGGGTTATTTGACCGTACTTACTTAAGCCAGATCGAGCGCGGCCTCAAAGTACCACCTCGTGAGACGTTAGCCATCCTGGCAAGTCGACTCGGTGTGTCGGTCAAGTTATTGACGGAATACCAGGAGATCGTCGAGCGTGTCGCACACATGTTGGAGGAGGTGCGCCGAACCAATGATCTAGACGCTGCAAGAGATGCCTGGGAGCTAGCTCTTAGTGTGCAAGCGATTGAACAAATGGTGGAATGTGCCGTTGAATGGGCCCGCGTTGCGAGTGTCAAAGATGCGGTCGCCATCGAGGTCCTCGAAGCGCTGAACCACACCATTATGCTGATGACGTCAACCAAGGAGCATTTCGATGCTGCACTCGATCTCTTTATGGCGCGTGCGAATACGTACTTTTACTTAGGCATGTTCGATCAAGCCGTCTGGGCATATCGCGACTTGGAACAGCGTCATCCACCGAACGAAATGCTTGGACGAGTGAAAGTCAGTCTTGGCAGTACGTTGATGAGATCGATGAATTTTCAAAAAGCAGCGGACCATTTTTCACAAGCGTTAGCGGTTCCCGACATCACACCTTTGACCAAAGCACGCGCTCACCAAGGCGTAGGTGCTTGCTACCGCCACTTGAACCGGTGGTCTGAAGCCGTCATGCACCTTGAAACGGCGGGTGAACTATTCGCGACACTGGAACAGCGCTATCGCTACATGCAGACCAGACACGCGCTAGGCGTCCTCTGGCTCGACAAACTCAATTTTGAGAAGGCAGAAACATTTTTCAACGAGGTTCACGATTACTACCGGCAACACGATATGCGTTTTAACGAGGCGCAGTTGTACGAGGAGCTCGCGCGGATCGCATTTTACAAACGCGATTACGAGACTTGCAATGCCCTGTGCAGCCACGGACTTGATCAGCTCAATGGCCACACAGCTCCCGCGGCTGGGCGATTCTTCATTTGGAAAAGTTGGTGCTTTACGGCTACCCACCAAAGCGACAGAGCAAACGATGCATGGCAGGCGGCGAAGAGTCTGATCGGCCCCCAATTTAAGAGAACCCTTGAGACCATCGATCCCAATATGACCGAAGGCATTCGGCGTTCTATCAAGGGAGACGGCCTTCTGGGGCGGTGA